From a region of the Babylonia areolata isolate BAREFJ2019XMU chromosome 25, ASM4173473v1, whole genome shotgun sequence genome:
- the LOC143300021 gene encoding uncharacterized protein LOC143300021, producing MDTEEFNAGEISFGIDLRQAALCQMEFLQNVDKNPEFSEGGSQALQFAIQRYEKLWLPLAAKYCDRFLAAPLDIEWIWHCHLLNPAAYEKDCRRVVGKVVDHRLLDRERRKQSLQESRVLWRHEYPSVPFEADGPITPWFDSDFISKITYNLKAAVTRQRVFYYQVSLPHYKDEKFIGQAILRYKKFLHLKKMHPNTFIVPCYDIDLIWHTHMLHPVTYRQDTVRIIGHPFNHDDSVNDRRAGSKLTVSDARTRRMWKKTFDEPFSQSGAMFRGEPPAGKLLCMDASDLTALVTKQTTVSVESARVTGLPEHYQGQYKLKLWYNTGYQNFNRALYVSDSIATVRGSPRHLTNDVRVNANFTFDTKYNDVVMVDLIQKSGRFCLGATAEVGSAQLRMLEKIQALGNGRGVTTQDTVDLGDGVGVQLQWSVTPPVTGGCILALKSGDYQDCIMPEMVESMWGPVPLPRLPPGVDNKCSVASHSLLNHTKKVVFTVRIIHSLPLMMSAVHVFFKDKMAAVGHLVGADQLPLPQLVKNQERCVTLDIKNGERAVLLKNHAGDWGVVLGRWTGMRKPVPATETSSGRRGIPGDPGHLEIRFFKFSTRHWRFLSFERDYSGSENKFQLEAATVELDSGLIEISSDAGNEIAENLALAFSVALLHVLCQPRPKDWDPSTERAEDGVDGQAAKARPRMAAEGLALIMAAGFLALAPSNHLLRKRHREALEAQAEEEARKRQQEEEEERHREMMNSGDMWGTHVDDGCPDYGHGASDSGVHDVVAIISAEDVAEDMAQEERYSDHEHEVDTAYDSDTEEASEDSRDCGNMEAMGGEHSGYHMGNPHPHLHPHPHPHPHPHPHRLPSIAESIEEDLHECGTETHTLVEEDATIEGGAAKDVYDFKAVKQSLKDVDSTEVGAQAAQARKAPGLPVDPMCESNSEFPLPVEDLPLPSAELLMPDDSYPSPDDDLPLPDVPDDDLPLPIEELPLPDMSRLNEPQAEALQMSCVDSRAEDPGHYDAGEDKAVGFDENSAVGYEEYLDLDLDHPSSDCHLANGVDEFRDDGLPADDNLHFHHYGADDLNDGYNDYCETHIPQDDYSHFNGDLENYDQSNGGLYSESQCDYYSGDHLDSVGGDFGLGGKDDHLDMYMNDDMNDFYVNESNFISYEDTSNYDGFSADDFGGGGGGGGGSGGGDGDWGGMYANCDGGDGGGSCGGRGDMGSFFGLAGADFGLCSLASVILHMMVDRKEPVPVM from the exons ATGGACACGGAAGAATTCAATGCTGGAGAGATCTCCTTCGGCATTGACCTTCGCCAGGCAGCACTGTGTCAGATGGAGTTCTTGCAGAATGTGGACAAGAATCCAGAGTTCTCAGAAGGAGGCAGCCAAGCACTGCAGTTTGCTATTCAGCGATATGAAAAGCTGTGGTTACCTCTGGCTGCCAAATACTGTGACCGTTTTTTGGCAGCTCCTTTGGACATTGAGTGGATCTGGCACTGCCATCTGCTGAATCCTGCTGCCTATGAGAAGGACTGTCGACGTGTAGTGGGCAAGGTAGTTGACCATCGACTGCTGGACAGGGAACGGAGAAAACAGAGTCTTCAAGAATCTCGTGTGTTGTGGCGCCATGAATATCCCAGTGTTCCGTTTGAAGCAGATGGGCCCATAACCCCATGGTTTGATTCTGATTTTATATCAAAGATAACATATAACCTCAAAGCAGCAGTGACAAGACAACGAGTGTTCTACTATCAGGTGAGTTTACCCCACTACAAGGATGAGAAATTTATTGGTCAGGCTATTTTGCGATATAAAAAGTTCCTTCATTTGAAAAAGATGCACCCAAATACTTTCATTGTGCCATGCTATGACATTGACCTCATCTGGCACACTCACATGTTGCACCCTGTTACATATCGACAAGACACTGTCAGGATCATAGGACATCCATTCAACCATGATGATTCCGTGAATGATCGTCGTGCGGGTTCCAAACTGACTGTGTCTGATGCACGCACACGTCGCATGTGGAAGAAAACTTTCGATGAACCCTTTTCACAGAGTGGTGCCATGTTTCGTGGAGAACCTCCAGCAGGAAAGTTGTTATGCATGGATGCCTCTGACTTAACAGCATTAGTGACCAAGCAGACCACTGTTTCTGTGGAGTCTGCCCGTGTCACTGGCCTACCAGAGCATTATCAGGGACAGTACAAATTAAAACTGTGGTACAACACTGGTTATCAAAACTTCAACAGGGCTCTCTACGTTTCAGACTCCATAGCCACAGTGCGTGGCAGTCCAAGGCATTTGACGAACGATGTGAGAGTCAATGCCAACTTCACCTTCGACACAAAGTATAACGATGTGGTGATGGTAGACTTGATTCAGAAGAGTGGGCGCTTCTGTCTGGGGGCCACTGCCGAAGTGGGCAGCGCACAGCTGCGCATGTTGGAGAAGATTCAGGCCCTGGGCAACGGGCGGGGAGTGACCACTCAGGACACGGTGGACCTTGGAGATGGAGTGGGTGTGCAGCTTCAGTGGAGTGTGACTCCACCGGTCACTGGTGGCTGCATTCTGGCTCTGAAGTCGGGGGACTACCAAGACTGCATCATGCCGGAAATGGTGGAGTCCATGTGGGGTCCTGTACCGCTGCCTCGTTTACCCCCCGGTGTCGACAATAAGTGTTCAGTGGCATCTCACAG CCTGCTGAACCACACAAAGAAAGTGGTGTTCACCGTTCGTATCATACACAGTCTTCCACTCATGATGTCAGCTGTCCATGTATTTTTCAAAGACAAGATGGCCGCTGTTGGACATCTTGTTGGAGCAGACCAGCTTCCCTTGCCACAGCTT GTGAAGAACCAAGAAAGGTGTGTGACGCTGGACATCAAGAATGGAGAGCGAGCTGTGTTGTTGAAAAACCATGCAGGAGACTGGGGAGTGGTGCTTGGTCGGTGGACTGGCATGCGGAAACCAGTACCAG cCACAGAAACCAGCAGTGGGAGAAGAGGCATTCCTGGAGACCCAGGGCACTTGGAGATTCGTTTTTTCAAGTTTTCGACCAGGCACTGGCGTTTTCTGTCTTTCGAGCGTGACTACTCAGGGTCTGAGAACAAGTTCCAGCTGGAGGCAGCAACGGTAGAACTTGACAGTGGCCTGATAGAAATCAGCAGTGATGCTGGGAACGAAATAGCAGAAAACCTGGCTTTGGCTTTTTCTGTGGCCCTTTTACAT GTGCTGTGCCAGCCACGCCCCAAAGACTGGGACCCCAGCACAGAAAGGGCTGAAGACGGTGTTGATGGGCAGGCAGCAAAAGCCAGGCCTCGCATGGCAGCAGAAGGCCTTGCACTGATCATGGCAGCAGGATTTTTGGCCCTGGCACCATCTAACCACTTGCTGCGGAAGCGTCATCGTGAGGCCCTGGAAGCCCAGGCAGAAGAGGAGGCGCGGAAGAggcagcaggaggaagaggaggagcgaCACAGGGAGATGATGAACAGTGGGGACATGTGGGGCACACACGTGGATGATGGCTGTCCAGACTATGGGCACGGTGCCAGTGACAGCGGTGTGCATGATGTGGTGGCCATTATATCAGCTGAGGACGTCGCTGAGGACATGGCCCAGGAAGAGAGGTACAGTGACCACGAGCACGAGGTGGACACGGCCTACGACAGTGACACTGAGGAGGCTTCAGAGGACTCCAGGGACTGTGGCAACATGGAGGCCATGGGCGGTGAGCACTCTGGGTATCACATGGGCAACCCTCACCCTCAtttacacccacatccacacccacacccacaccctcatccacacCGCCTGCCCAGCATTGCTGAGAGCATAGAGGAAGACCTTCATGAGTGTGGCACAGAGACCCACACTCTGGTTGAAGAAGACGCGACCATTGAGGGTGGTGCAGCTAAGGATGTGTATGACTTCAAGGCTGTGAAACAGAGCCTGAAGGACGTGGACAGTACAGAGGTTGGTGCTCAGGCTGCACAGGCAAGGAAGGCCCCGGGTCTTCCTGTCGACCCTATGTGTGAATCCAACAGTGAATTCCCCTTGCCTGTTGAAGATCTTCCCTTGCCCTCTGCAGAACTCCTCATGCCCGATGACTCTTACCCTTCACCTGACGACGATCTTCCTTTGCCCGATGTCCCTGATGACGATCTTCCTTTGCCCATTGAGGAGCTGCCTCTGCCTGACATGAGCCGCCTGAATGAGCCCCAAGCAGAGGCTCTGCAGATGAGCTGTGTGGACAGTCGTGCAGAAGACCCTGGTCACTATGATGCTGGTGAGGACAAAGCAGTAGGCTTTGATGAAAACAGTGCTGTGGGATATGAAGAATACCTGGACCTGGACTTGGATCACCCCTCCTCTGACTGTCACCTGGCAAACGGTGTGGATGAATTCAGAGACGATGGGCTGCCTGCCGACGACAACCTCCACTTCCATCATTATGGTGCTGACGATCTGAATGATGGCTACAATGATTATTGTGAGACTCACATTCCACAGGATGATTACAGTCACTTCAATGGGGATCTAGAAAATTACGATCAGTCAAACGGTGGTTTGTATTCGGAGAGCCAGTGTGACTATTATTCCGGTGATCACCTTGACAGTGTGGGAGGTGATTTTGGTTTGGGTGGCAAAGATGACCATTTGGACATGTACATGAATGACGACATGAACGATTTCTACGTCAATGAAAGTAACTTTATTTCGTACGAAGACACAAGTAATTATGATGGCTTCAGTGCTGATGACtttggtggtggcggaggtggtggtggtggcagtggtggtggagatggtgactGGGGAGGGATGTACGCTAACTGTGAtgggggggacggaggagggagctgtggagggaggggggacatggGCTCCTTCTTTGGACTGGCAGGGGCAGActttg